Within the Spirochaetota bacterium genome, the region GAAAGCAGTGCGAGGAAGTCCTCCGGGCCGGGCCTCTCCGCCGAAAGCGCGCGCGCGATATCGGCCTCTCCCGCGCGCCCGATCGCGTCGGCAAAGTCGAAATCCCTGTAGCGTTCTATGGTCTCGAAGAATGACATGAGTGTTCCTATGGAAGGGGCCTCACCGGAGGAACCCGGTGAGCGGCGACGAGGCCTCCGCGTATTTTTTAATCGATCCCGGACCGGCGAGGTAGGCCTCGCGTCCCGCCTGGATCGCCATCGCAAACGCCCTGGCGATGCGCGCGGGGTCCTTCGCCGTCGCGACCGCGGTGTTCACGAGGACGGCGTCCGCCCCTATCTCCATCGATTCGGCCGCCTGCGAGGGAAGCCCGATCCCCGCATCGACGACAACCGGCAGGTCCATTTCCTCTATGAGGATCGAGATCATCTCGCGCATGCGCAGGCCCTTGTTCGTGCCAATGGGCGCCCCCAGGGGCATCACGGACGCGGCCCCCGCGTCGCGGAGCCTTCGCGCGTCCATCAGGTCGGGGTTCATGTAGGGCATCACCACGAAACCCTCCTTCGCGAGTATATCGGTCGCGCGAATCGTCTCCGCGTTATCCGGGAGCAGGTAGCGGTTGTCCGATATCACCTCTATCTTGATCCAGTCCCCGCATCCCATGGCGCGGGCGAGCCGGGCAATGCGCACCGCTTCGTCGGCGTTGCGCGCACCCGAGGTGTTGGGCATGAGTATGCATCCGGAGGGCACGTATTCGAGCATGTTCTCGGACCCGGCGTCGGGGTCGACGCGCCGCACCGCGACGGTCACGATATGCGAGCCCGACGCGACTATCGTGTCACGCATCACCGTATGCGACGGGAACTTACCCGTCCCCAGGAGGAACCGGCTCCGGATTTCACGCCCCGCGATCTTCAGCACATCGTCCATCAGCCCCCTCCGAC harbors:
- a CDS encoding thiazole synthase, with product MDDVLKIAGREIRSRFLLGTGKFPSHTVMRDTIVASGSHIVTVAVRRVDPDAGSENMLEYVPSGCILMPNTSGARNADEAVRIARLARAMGCGDWIKIEVISDNRYLLPDNAETIRATDILAKEGFVVMPYMNPDLMDARRLRDAGAASVMPLGAPIGTNKGLRMREMISILIEEMDLPVVVDAGIGLPSQAAESMEIGADAVLVNTAVATAKDPARIARAFAMAIQAGREAYLAGPGSIKKYAEASSPLTGFLR